A window from Luteibacter flocculans encodes these proteins:
- a CDS encoding 30S ribosomal protein THX, translating into MGKGDRRTRRGKIYRSSYGNARPHIDVVTGAAVAKPAAAKPAAKKAAPRKKA; encoded by the coding sequence ATGGGCAAGGGCGACCGCCGCACCCGTCGCGGCAAGATCTACCGTTCCAGCTATGGCAATGCCCGTCCGCACATCGACGTCGTGACCGGCGCTGCCGTTGCGAAGCCGGCCGCCGCCAAGCCGGCTGCCAAGAAGGCTGCGCCGCGCAAGAAGGCCTGA